From Nicotiana tabacum cultivar K326 chromosome 22, ASM71507v2, whole genome shotgun sequence, one genomic window encodes:
- the LOC142176001 gene encoding uncharacterized protein LOC142176001 — MVTPSSYTLASAVSPSPLSPPLQVLLQLLALLAGVGTYVFQETRWVGNRAREADRFKLWYSGRVRGKNEVGILVDKDLRELVVEFKRVNDRLMAIKIVMGGCTLNVVSAYVLQVGLEEEVKRCFWEDLVGLVQGIPPLRSLL; from the exons ATGGTAACCCCCAGTAGCTACACTCTGGCATCTGCTGTTTCGCCATCTCCGTTGTCGCCGCCGCTGCAGGTGCTGTTACAA CTTTTGGCCCTTCTCGCCGGAGTGGGGACGTACGTGTTCCAG GAGACTAGATGGGTGGGGAACAGGGCTCGGGAGGCTGATAGGTTTAAGTTATGGTATTCAGGGAGGGTTAGAGGGAAGAACGAGGTAGGCATTTTAGTTGATAAAGATCTAAGGGAGCTAGTGGTTGAGTTTAAGAGGGTGAATGACAGGTTGATGGCCATTAAGATTGTCATGGGAGGGTGTACTCTGAACGTAGTTAGTGCTTACGTGCTTCAGGTGGGTTTGGAAGAGGAGGTTAAAAGATGCTTTTGGGAAGATTTGGTTGGGTTGGTGCAGGGTATACCTCCATTGAGAAGCTTATTGTAG